Within the Nitrospiraceae bacterium genome, the region GCTGTTTTTCCACCCGGTAATGCAAACGCATTGGCCTGTTGAGAGTCAATGACATTAAATTCCCATTCGAATCCGGGATCGACATCGGCTGCCGCGGTTGCCAGACGGCGGCCGATGGTTCGGACCAGATCTACGACCTGTCCTTCCGGAATGACCCGGGATTGGCTGAGAATTTCTTGGTAGGACTGAAGTCCCAAGGCCATTTCCTGCTCATGGGTCATGTCCACCAATTGCGATCGGCCGGTTAACGGCACGGTTTCCTGGTTTGAGACGTAAAAATACAGTCCGTATATCGCGAATAGGACGAGCGGGATGAGCCGCATTTTCCAACTCATGCGTGCACGGGGTCGTCCACCTATTCCCCTATTTCTCCCAAATAATCCGAATCGCATCGTCTGGTTTCTCCGAGGGGGTAATCAAACGGTATCGCTAATATAATTTTGCGGTAGAATAGATAGGGAGGCTCTGAAAGCTTACTGCAAACCAGCCAAGAGAGGCTAGCGTTGATAATTCAGAATTCGACATTCGTGTTTTCTGCATGATCGTCACCTGGGAAAGGGAGAGGCGATGAATACTGAGACATCCCAAGTTGTGGTTTCGCGGCGAAAGTTTAATGGGAAACAGGTTATTCTTTTTGTCGGACTTGCGGTATTGGCCACGACGTTGGGTCTCGTTTGGTGGATGAACCAGTACGTCTATGCTACACTGTTTCATCCGACCCGACTGGGTGAGTCGGAACAACAGATTCTGAATGCTAAAATGGTTCACTTGCTTCAGATAGCCGATGCCCCTTCTTCATCCGTGTCTCAACCTTCCCCGTCCACAACAGATGAGGTTCTTGAACCTGTGCCCTATGGTGAAACAGACGGGAATCGGGAGATTCAATTAACGGAGCGGGAAGTGAATGCCCTGCTTGCCACCGATTCGTATATGGCCAGACATGTGGCTGTTGATATGGCGGACGACCTCGTCAGTGTCCAACTGGTGGTCCCGATTAATCATGAGATGCCCCTTGTGGGTGGAAAAATGTTGAAACTCAATTTTGGACTGGAACTCGGTTATGCCAATGGGAAGCCTGTGGTGGCGATGCGGGGTATTAGTCTCGGAGGCATTCCGCTTCCCAGTGCCTGGTGGGGAGATATTAAAAATACCAATCTGGTGGAGGAATTTGGTGGTTCAGGGGGATTTTGGGATCAATTTTCGAAGGGTATCAAGGATATGAGAATCCAGGATGGTCAATTGTATGTCATGTTGAAAGAGTAGTCTGCCCCGTCAGGAGTGCAAGCCTGATCGTTCCTCTGGAATAGCTTTGGTTTTCAAGTATCTCAGTAACGTGCCCTCTTTCCGACGTTCGTGCCGCTCCAGGTAAAGGGGTTTTTCGAACCGGATGCTGTTCATCTCCGGCTCTTTGAGTTGCGGTGCTCCCTGCCGGCTTGACGTTCCCGTTATCCGGTTGCTGTGGTGGTTCAGTCTCCCTCGTTGTTTTGTATGCCATCTTCAATCCTTCGGTGAGTAACTCCTTCCTTTCCTGTTAACCTGCCCAGGGTAGTTGACAGCTTCTGGGCTTTCATGTTTTTGGGGATACCATTGGCGAATCTCAAGGCCCTGGAAGGAACCGAACCATTGCTCGCTGAATGAGAGAACGGATTTTTATTGTTCTGCGGGATTTCCCGGAATTACCAGGCACGTCATAGGCGGGATGGTGGCCCAATACAAGGCTTGCGCTTCGGCAGGATCAAGTGAGAGCACCAGGTATTGGTGTGAACCGATCCAGGTCCCCATTCTGGCTGTGACCCGTCGTCCCCAGCCGGCTATTTGATGCCCCAGGTTTGCCCAAAAGGAGGCGAGGTGAGGCGGTTGGACCAGAATGGTCATGGATTCCAGAAAAGTGAGCTCATAGCGCGTGGGCATGTTGCTGACGTTTAATGGCGTGATGGGATCTTCAGGCGGAGATTCCTGAGATGAATCTGATGGAGGAGAAACGGGCAGGGGGGAGACCGAGGGGTCTTTCGTCTGGAGGTGCAGTACGGTTGAGTGGGTGAGAGGGGCTCCGATCCACTCGGAACCGGTCAGAGGAAATGTTCGCAGGGGGATGCCACGGGCTTTGAGTAATACGATGTTCTTGTCCGTATCGACGATGAAATAGAGAGATTTGGTTTTTGCCATTTGCAGCTCTTGTTCAACGGGCGGAGAAGAGGTTTTTTGTTGAGCTCCGCTTTGGGAAGAACAAGCATCTCCCAGGACAAGGATGAAAAGAAGCGTCCACACCAAGTAGGAGCTGGTGGTTTGGAGTGGCCGGTGGAGGAAGCAAGACTTGAGAGGATTCAATAGATGATCAGCGTTGTGCCAAGGGGCACGTGGTGAAAGACGTATTCAAGGGGTTCATCTCCGAGTCTGATGCAGCCATGGGTGACGTTGGTGCCCAGCGTTCGCGTATACAGCGTGCCATGGATGAAATAGCCATTGCCGAAACCAAGGGCATAATCTCCCAGCACGCCCGTTTCAATCCGGTCTTTGGGTTTGGTCGGAATGGGTTGCCCCTCTTCAATGAAGGCCCAATCGGGTTTGTTCCAGGCCGGATTTTTAATTTTACTGGAAATCGTAAACACCCCACGCGGAGTATCGAACACCCATCCGTTCCCGGGATTGCGAGGATCTTGCAACCGTGCCCCGCTGCCGGTTGAAGCCACGGCACTGTAGAGAATTCGATTGCCCTTTCGAAGGGATACCCGATTCTGAGCCGTATCGACCACCAGGTAGAGGCCCCTTGGTGCTGTGGCAAGGAGACCGGGAGCGGAAGGATAAAACGGGATGTGTTCTTCCTGGGGTTGGATCGTCACCGGGACCACGGTTGGGGTTCGCTTGGGAGCCTGAGGAGGAGAAGCTCCAAGTGCCGTTGTCAGGATGACGAGCAGGCTTAGCAGAAACGTCTGGCGTGAGGGGGGGATTATCAAGGGTTCCATTTTATTCTGTGCCGGCGAGTGAGACGGCAAGCGTACGAGGTTTGTGCCACCGTTCATTCCGTTCCTGAATATGGACTTCCAGTTGGTGTAAGGACGTCATGACGTCATTGTCCTGGTTCAGTGCCCCTACAATGGTGACAGGCGTTCCGACTTTTACCCGTCCGAATACGTCATCCATCGCGGAATTTTCCAAGGCAATGCACCCGTTAGTGGTTTCTTCGTTATTGGGATCTTCGCCATGAATTTCAATCAGGCTGCCGATTGACCGGTTCTGGGGCACCAGGCCATTTGCTTGGGCCTCGTCGAATCGTTGCTGGTGGGCTCTCGTTGGGTAGTCCAAGAGTAACGCTTTGTAATAGACGGTCCCCGCTCCTTCTTTTTTGTGCATCACGCGAAATTGTCCTTCCGGTGTGGCGCCGTCTCCCTCGTAGAGCTTGTCGGCCAATCCTGAAAATCCCACCCGTGCCGGATACTCCGCAACGACCCGGCCGTGTTGGTAGACGAGGAGGCGACGGGGGGCCTTGAGGACAATGACGGCTGTGCCGACTGATCGTTGTATGGTCTGTGTGACCCATTGTTCCCAGAGGGAAATTTGGGCCTTGTTTGTATAGCGGTTCATTTGTGTGACGACATGGACTTCCACGGGGAGAAGATGTTCAATCGCCTGCTCTCCGGCCGACCGGGCCTGCGTGTATTGTCCCTGCTCTAATCGCAACACACTTTCTCGAAGCAATCCTTCTGCCTGGGACAGTGCCAGCATGTCATCTTCCAGGTCGAAATCATGAGAAAGCGCTCGCAACCGTGTGAGCTGCGCCTGTTCAGGCTGAATGAGCTCCTCGACTTCCAGGCGCAGGGCAGTGATTTTTTGGCGAGAGGCTTCAAGCAGCAGAGAGCCTTCTTGCACCAGTTGTTGATAGGTCTGGTTGAACTGTTCAGCGTCCCCGGTTGTCCACCAATGATTAGTCTCTGTCCGCCATCGGGAACGGAGGTCGAGCACGTGTGTATGGAATTGTTGATATCGCTCAGGAAACAGGGTCTCTGCGCCGTTGACCCACGCCTGTCGGTCCAGGTCTTCAACCAGTGAAGGAAACGTGTCGGGATAGTCAGTCTGTCCCCACCAGGCAAACGTCAACGCTGGAAGCAGGACCAGCATGAGCGTTATCATCCAGCGCCGACGCCAGGCCGACTGAAACCTGGTTGGCGGAGTGGTCATAGTGTTCTCCATAATCAGATGTGCTGCTTTGCGGCAAGCCGTTTGACGGAGATAATCTGGGCTTGAATTCGAGTGGCAAAAGATTCTACGGAGTGGGACGTGGTCATCACGTCGATGAAGTGTTCTTGTGCCATAATGGATTCGATTTCAGTCAGGAGGGTTTCCGTGTCCTGAAAAGCTTGTAGAAGTTGGTTCAGCTCCCCGTGATCAGGCGTGGGAGCGGAAACGTCTGCCAGGAGCGCACGAACATCTTGAAGATGCTGTTTGGCAAAGGCAAGAGCCACCTCGGCATTGGCTTTGGATTCCTTTTTATTGGCGATGGCTTCGATTTTAGCCTGCGTGGCGTTGTTGACGACTTCCGACAGCATGGTGATGACAGGATCATAATTACGAAAAAGCGGCATCCGATCTCCCTGTCGATCCAGTTTTTGTTGTACCTGTCGCAATGCTGTTTCTGCTGCAGTGAATCTCTCAATGGCGTAATGTTCGGCTTCTGATATTCTCGCGTCTTCAAGAGCTTGAGTGGCGGCGTTCAATTGGGAAATAGGCGGTTCTGCGCAACCGGTCAAGAGCAGCCAGATCAGGAAAAGCACATGTCTGTCCCAGGGAAATTCAACGGTTCGAGGCCTATGCCCGTTGAGAGCGTTCCAGCCAGGGTTGATTGGGATTCTTTCAGTCACAATTTTTGAAATATCCTTATTTCTCCGGAAGATCGTTTTTTAGGAGGAAGAGGGGCCGAACCATTCCGGCCCCTCTTGTTGTTCGCCCGAATCAAAACCAGAACAGGTGGGGGCCTTTTCCTTGATGGTAAAAGGTCGTGAATTGCAGGTATCGGGTATCGTCCGGATACCTATTTGCCCACTGGCTTTTTGGCCGGATTTTGCTGTGGCTTGGCAGGGCTTGGGGCGGCAGTCGGTTTCCCGATAGGCATACCCTTTTTGGGGTCCTTTGGATTTGATTGGTTCACAGTAGCACCTCCTTTAAAGGTTAGGTAAGCCGTCATGGCTTACTACTCTTCGATAGATCAGCAAAGGTAATGCCAGATTTTGATCTGCTGTGGAGGAGAAATTCCTGCATTTTTTTGAGATAAGGCGGTGAAATTTCTTGGAATAACATGATGCGGAGAGACATCCTGTCCAAAAAAAGAAATCTTGTCCATTTTTCCTGAAAATTCTGGTTCAGATTTGGAGTGGTTCTGTGAAATATGTTCCGGCGTTTCGATGGAAGTCCGGGAATGATTTCCGGCTTAAAAGGAGAGGGTTGAATCCCACCCACTATTCATTTTGCCGGTGCTGGTTGATGTCTTGTAAGCCTGCACGAAGGACTTTTGATTCGTGGATGAAACCAAAGGTGCTTTGTGCCTTTTATGGGGATTGGCGTTGTAAATATTGCGCGGCGGCATCCAAGGCCCGGCTCAGCAGTTCAGGCCCGGCCCAAGTTCGGGTATTCTGGCTCTTATGGACGGTAGCCCAGTCCAGTGCAAAGGGGAGGGGAATCAGACGAACCGGGCCCTGATGACAATCCGTCCAAAGTTTGCTCAGGACCGTCCCGATTCGAAACGGGGAAGGGATCAGTTGGATGGGGTTTCCTATCAAGTCTTGGCAAAGTTCCGCAGGGGAAGTGACCAGCAATTCCCGGCAGGCGGATGGCCGATTTTCATAGATTGAGCAGGTTTCATCATCCAGAAATGGACAGGGCATTCGAAGCGCATAATAGGCGCGATTAAGAGGTTCCAATTCTTCGTCGGTGCCTTGATCCTCTGAAAAAGCCAGTCGTTGCAACCCCTCCTCCAGGCCGGCCTCCCGCAAGGTCTTTTGGGCCGTCTGAAATCGCTCAAGCAACCGCTCCTTTTTTGGAGATGGGAGGGCTTCAACAACCGACAGGAGCGCAAGGGCCTCCGGAGGGGCGACGGGAATCATCATGCGACAGCAGGCGGCGCAGCCTTTTTGGCAGGATATGGTGGCACCGGTTTGAGAGGTGGTGTCGATGGCCAGCTGGTGAGCTTGCTCTCCAAGGGATCGCATGAGGGGGATAATGTCCGTAATAGGTATGAATCTGGTCGGTACTCCAACCGACGCCGTCAGGTGACCGACAGGTGTTTGAATATCAAGGTTGTAGGATTCGTGAGGTCCGGAGGTTTTCATGGGAAAATCTTATGCAGGAACAATCAACTAAACAGATTCCGTGAAAAGACCTCATTGCCCGGCCGTGGCTGCACTGGAGGTGAGCCGGAGGTTGCATTGTAGAAGAAACCCTATGTGGAGGAAAAGCTGATGGCTTGGGTTCACCTGACATGCAGGGGGAGGGCATGCTTTTCTGCATGACGCCATTCCAAGAGAATCATGGGTCCTACAAGATACCCGGGCTTTTTTCTTGAGAGTTTCAATTCCTAAGGAAGAAAGAATTCATGTACAAGTCAGTCTTTCTGCTTCAAATGGGCAGGGGGATGACACCAGGCATATTTATAGCATAGTCGAGTTGTGGTTAGGGATGAAAATCTCTTTTTTCTTACCCGGTTCTCCCCCTTAAGGCATAACAACCGCATCTTGGCAAGGAAAGTCGAGCCAAAACTATGCTTGAACGTGTGATGGAACGTTCAGTTTTTCGGACGAAACGTTTACAGAGCCACCCCCGCCTCGAGGATTCCCATGAATTAGGGTTAAGACGGGATCTGACCGTGTGGCATTTAGTCGCGCTTGGGATCGGCGCCATTATTGGGACTGGAGTGTTTGTCTTAATAGGAACGGCCACGGTCGGCAATTCCCATCGCCCGGGTGCGGGGCCCGGCATCATCCTGTCCTTTTTGTGTTCGGGAATGGTCTGCGCGCTGGCTGCGCTCTGTTATGCGGAATTTGCCTCTATGATTCCAGTGGCCGGTAGCGCGTATTCCTACACCTATGCCACGTTGGGAGAAGTGATTGCCTGGTTAGTGGGGTGGAATCTGATTTTAGAATATGGTGTGGCGAGTGCGGCTGTGGCCATTGGCTGGTCGGGGTATTTTGTCAATGTTCTCAATTTGGTGGGCATTGAACTGCCGGATCTGCTGGCTCATGCTCCAGAAGCAGGCCGCAGCGGTGGCCTGATCAATCTTCCGGCCGTGCTCGTCTCTCTTGTGATGATGGGACTACTCTTGATGGGA harbors:
- a CDS encoding arginine N-succinyltransferase; protein product: MNTETSQVVVSRRKFNGKQVILFVGLAVLATTLGLVWWMNQYVYATLFHPTRLGESEQQILNAKMVHLLQIADAPSSSVSQPSPSTTDEVLEPVPYGETDGNREIQLTEREVNALLATDSYMARHVAVDMADDLVSVQLVVPINHEMPLVGGKMLKLNFGLELGYANGKPVVAMRGISLGGIPLPSAWWGDIKNTNLVEEFGGSGGFWDQFSKGIKDMRIQDGQLYVMLKE
- a CDS encoding L,D-transpeptidase, translating into MEPLIIPPSRQTFLLSLLVILTTALGASPPQAPKRTPTVVPVTIQPQEEHIPFYPSAPGLLATAPRGLYLVVDTAQNRVSLRKGNRILYSAVASTGSGARLQDPRNPGNGWVFDTPRGVFTISSKIKNPAWNKPDWAFIEEGQPIPTKPKDRIETGVLGDYALGFGNGYFIHGTLYTRTLGTNVTHGCIRLGDEPLEYVFHHVPLGTTLIIY
- a CDS encoding L,D-transpeptidase family protein, translating into MTTPPTRFQSAWRRRWMITLMLVLLPALTFAWWGQTDYPDTFPSLVEDLDRQAWVNGAETLFPERYQQFHTHVLDLRSRWRTETNHWWTTGDAEQFNQTYQQLVQEGSLLLEASRQKITALRLEVEELIQPEQAQLTRLRALSHDFDLEDDMLALSQAEGLLRESVLRLEQGQYTQARSAGEQAIEHLLPVEVHVVTQMNRYTNKAQISLWEQWVTQTIQRSVGTAVIVLKAPRRLLVYQHGRVVAEYPARVGFSGLADKLYEGDGATPEGQFRVMHKKEGAGTVYYKALLLDYPTRAHQQRFDEAQANGLVPQNRSIGSLIEIHGEDPNNEETTNGCIALENSAMDDVFGRVKVGTPVTIVGALNQDNDVMTSLHQLEVHIQERNERWHKPRTLAVSLAGTE
- a CDS encoding YkgJ family cysteine cluster protein — translated: MKTSGPHESYNLDIQTPVGHLTASVGVPTRFIPITDIIPLMRSLGEQAHQLAIDTTSQTGATISCQKGCAACCRMMIPVAPPEALALLSVVEALPSPKKERLLERFQTAQKTLREAGLEEGLQRLAFSEDQGTDEELEPLNRAYYALRMPCPFLDDETCSIYENRPSACRELLVTSPAELCQDLIGNPIQLIPSPFRIGTVLSKLWTDCHQGPVRLIPLPFALDWATVHKSQNTRTWAGPELLSRALDAAAQYLQRQSP